One Ricinus communis isolate WT05 ecotype wild-type chromosome 7, ASM1957865v1, whole genome shotgun sequence genomic region harbors:
- the LOC8289463 gene encoding mitochondrial import receptor subunit TOM7-1, translating into MASRVSLKSKGKSSGGAKGSKAMEEKSTIQCLKEWSTWTLKKAKVITHYGFIPLVVIIGMNSEPKPQLYQLLTPV; encoded by the coding sequence ATGGCGTCTAGGGTTTCACTAAAAAGCAAAGGAAAAAGCAGCGGCGGTGCCAAAGGATCAAAAGCTATGGAGGAGAAATCAACAATACAGTGTTTGAAAGAATGGAGCACTTGGACTTTGAAGAAAGCTAAAGTGATCACTCATTATGGATTCATTCCTCTTGTTGTCATTATCGGCATGAATTCTGAACCTAAGCCACAACTCTATCAGCTTCTAACTCCTGTATGA
- the LOC8289464 gene encoding caffeoyl-CoA O-methyltransferase, with amino-acid sequence MAPGLEEKQNQEGGHTNITQSLAIYKDILETKEPEPAQEQENQVGRHQEIGHKSLLQSDALFQYILQTSVYPGEPEPMKELRELTATHKWNIMTTSADEGQFLSMLLKLINAKNTMEIGVYTGYSLLATALALPEDGKILAMDINRENYELGLPVIKKAGVAHKIDFREGPALPVLDQLIQDGKHHGTFDFIFVDADKDNYLNYHKRTIELVKVGGVIGYDNTLWNGSVAAPPDAPMRKYVRFYRDYVMEFNKAIAADPRVEICQLPIGDGITLCRRIS; translated from the exons ATGGCTCCAGGATTGGAGGAGAAGCAAAACCAGGAAGGTGGCCATACAAATATTACACAGAGTCTTGCTATTTACAAG GATATACTTGAAACTAAGGAGCCTGAACCAGCACAAGAGCAAGAAAACCAAGTTGGTAGACATCAAGAAATTGGACACAAGAGTCTTTTACAGAGTGATGCTCTTTTTCAG TATATACTTCAAACTAGTGTTTATCCTGGGGAGCCTGAACCAATGAAAGAACTACGGGAACTGACAGCAACTCATAAATG GAATATCATGACAACTTCAGCTGATGAAGGGCAATTCTTGAGCATGCTGCTTAAGCTTATCAATGCCAAAAACACTATGGAAATTGGTGTTTACACTGGTTACTCTCTTCTTGCCACTGCTCTTGCTCTTCCTGAAGATGGCAAG ATATTGGCCATGGACATTAATCGTGAAAACTATGAATTGGGTCTTCCAGTCATTAAAAAAGCTGGTGTTGCTCACAAGATTGACTTCAGAGAAGGACCTGCACTTCCTGTTCTTGATCAATTGATTCAGGAT GGAAAACACCATGGGACATTTGATTTTATCTTTGTTGATGCTGACAAAGACAATTACCTGAATTATCACAAGCGGACAATTGAGCTTGTTAAGGTCGGAGGAGTCATCGGCTACGATAACACCCTATGGAATGGTTCTGTTGCGGCACCACCTGATGCGCCAATGAGGAAATATGTCAGGTTCTATAGGGATTATGTGATGGAGTTCAACAAGGCCATAGCTGCTGATCCAAGGGTCGAGATTTGCCAGCTACCTATTGGTGATGGGATTACTCTGTGCCGCCGCATTAGCTGa
- the LOC8289465 gene encoding caffeoyl-CoA O-methyltransferase, which translates to MAPGLVEKQNQEGRHTSIEQSLAIYKDILETKEPEPTQDQENQAGRHQEIGHKSLLQSDALYQYILETSVYPGEPEPMKELRELTATHKWNIMTTSADEGQFLSMLLKLINAKNTMEIGVYTGYSLLATALALPEDGKILAMDINRENYELGLPIIKKAGVAHKIDFREGPALPVLDQLIQDGKHHGTFDFIFVDADKDNYLNYHKRTVQLAKVGGVIGYDNTLWNGSVVASPDAPLRKYVRFYRDYVMEFNKAIAADPRVEICQLPIGDGITLCRRIS; encoded by the exons ATGGCTCCAGGTTTGGTAGAGAAGCAAAACCAGGAAGGTCGCCATACAAGTATTGAACAGAGTCTTGCCATATACAAG GACATACTTGAAACTAAGGAGCCGGAACCAACACAGGACCAAGAAAACCAAGCTGGTAGGCATCAAGAAATTGGACACAAGAGTCTTTTACAAAGTGATGCTCTTTATCAG TATATACTTGAAACTAGTGTTTATCCTGGGGAGCCTGAACCAATGAAAGAACTGCGCGAGTTGACAGCAACTCATAAATG GAATATCATGACAACTTCAGCTGATGAAGGGCAATTCTTGAGCATGCTGCTTAAGCTAATCAATGCCAAGAACACTATGGAAATTGGTGTTTACACTGGTTACTCTCTTCTTGCCACTGCTCTTGCTCTTCCTGAAGATGGCAAG ATATTGGCCATGGACATTAATCGTGAAAACTATGAATTGGGTCTTCCAATCATTAAAAAAGCTGGTGTTGCTCACAAGATTGACTTCAGAGAAGGACCTGCACTACCTGTTCTTGATCAATTGATTCAGGAT GGTAAACACCATGGAACATTTGATTTTATCTTTGTTGATGCTGACAAAGACAATTACCTGAACTATCACAAGAGGACAGTCCAGCTTGCTAAGGTCGGAGGAGTCATCGGCTACGATAACACCTTATGGAATGGTTCTGTTGTGGCATCACCTGATGCACCATTAAGGAAATATGTCAGGTTCTATAGGGATTATGTGATGGAGTTCAACAAGGCCATAGCTGCTGATCCAAGGGTCGAGATCTGCCAGCTCCCTATCGGTGATGGCATTACCCTGTGCCGCCGCATTAGCTGA